One Elusimicrobiota bacterium genomic window, GCCAATCAACTCAGCGCGAATCCGAGACTAACGAAAGGAAAAAGCAGCTTCTGGATGAAATCAAAATCTCTGAAGAACGGATTAAGCAATTTGAAAATGAAATAAATCTGATAAAAAAAGAATTAAAAGAATACAATGACCGTTTATCTAAAATTTCAAAACAATATGAAGAAAGAGAAAATCTAAGCAAGGAGATAAGCAATACTCTTGAGAGTTTGATAAAAAAAGAAACAGATTATCGTTCAAGACTCGCTTCTATTGATGAAACCAAAGAAAAATCGGGTACGGAGCATCTCAGTTTCAAATCGCTGCTTGTCGCTTGCCAAACGCACGTAGAAAACCTTAGCGATATTTCAAATCAATTTCAGGTTCAGTTTGACCCTTTCAAAAGCAACATTTCTTCCAAAGAAAAAGAGATCGATTCTTCAATAAAAAAAGCTCAGGAAATTAAATCAAGTTATGATTTGATTCAAAATCAAATATTAGAAACAAAGAATAAGATAGAAAAAACCAAGACGCTTCATTTGAATTTTAAAGAGAAACTAGTTTCCGCTGAGTCAAAAAAGCTGACTTTGCAGGAATGGGAAGAAAAAGATCCTTTGAGAGCTACAATTAAAAGACTAAAATCCCAAAATATTGAAGGAATTAGCGGGCCTATTAGCAGTATTATTAAGATTAATTCCGGAATGGAACAGGCTGTTGCCTCTGCTTTTGGTGAAAAACTTGATTTTATGATAAGCGAAACTGTTGAGTCCGCAAAAAACGCTATACGATATCTCCAAGAAAATGATCTAGCCAGAATTACTTTTATCGTCAAGGAACGCATCCCCGGAATAAATCCTTTATCCTTTTTAACACAGATAGGAAGCAATACAAGGTCAATTTTATCCCATATTAAATATGACAAGGTTTACGATAATGTTTTAGCATTCATTTGCAAGGATACTCAAATTGACGGAAATATTGTTTATGGGGAAGCATTGATGCAGGGCGGAGGAAGAATTGCTACTGAAAAACCTATTTTAATTGATGAGCAGTATAAGCAATTAAATGCTGAAATAGAATCTCATGGAAAGGAACTTTCCAAAATTGAAGATCAACACAAATCTTTTGATGAAATATATATTCAACTTGAAAGAAAAAGCGAAAGTATTTTAGAAGAATATGAAAAAATAAACCTTAAAATTGAAATTTCTAAACACCAGCTTAATGAGATGAATAGCAAAATTCAAAATTTTCAATTTGAAGTTTCTTCTAAGCAAGAACAGATAAAAACTAAAGAAGAAGAAAAAACAAAACTTTTAGAAAAAATGCGTTCCATTGAAAACGAACTTCTTAATTTGAATGCTGAAGAAGATAATATAAAACAAGATTTAAAGAATAATGATGCTGAAATACGAATTTTGCGCGAGAAAGAATATAATTCAAGAGAACAACTAAATAATTCAAAAATTGAATTAACAAAATATAAAACAAATATTGAAGCTCGTCAAAGGGAAGAATTAAAAATTAATGAGAATATTGCTGCAATTAGTGCTCAGCTGGAACAAAACAAAAAGGAAATTGAAAATGCTGATTTTAAAATCTCTGAATTTCAGAGAATTCAGCATGAAGAAGCAGAAAAATTAAGAGAATTTCAGAAAATATTTTCGCAAAAAGAATCCAGCGTGCAGGATATT contains:
- the smc gene encoding chromosome segregation protein SMC, with the protein product MYLKRLELFGFKSFADKTLLDFEAGITAVVGPNGCGKSNIVDAVRWCLGEQSAKSMRSNQMQDVIFGGSDSRQTTGMAEISLTFDNSQNKLPIDYSEVVVMRRLFRSGESEYFLNKSQCRLKDIRDLFLDTGIGSEGYSVIEQGRVEFLISAKPEERREMFEEAAGVSKYKVRREETLRKLEKVELDMNRINDMLVLLKEQIASLDIAAKKARQYQKSKDELKGLEIAQVVQNIISNQNEIEKIKNSLIPKTKEFETLNTSINRVDAEISGLRFLHTQKDELYIKLQEEFSQIKSGISLADEKISQSTQRESETNERKKQLLDEIKISEERIKQFENEINLIKKELKEYNDRLSKISKQYEERENLSKEISNTLESLIKKETDYRSRLASIDETKEKSGTEHLSFKSLLVACQTHVENLSDISNQFQVQFDPFKSNISSKEKEIDSSIKKAQEIKSSYDLIQNQILETKNKIEKTKTLHLNFKEKLVSAESKKLTLQEWEEKDPLRATIKRLKSQNIEGISGPISSIIKINSGMEQAVASAFGEKLDFMISETVESAKNAIRYLQENDLARITFIVKERIPGINPLSFLTQIGSNTRSILSHIKYDKVYDNVLAFICKDTQIDGNIVYGEALMQGGGRIATEKPILIDEQYKQLNAEIESHGKELSKIEDQHKSFDEIYIQLERKSESILEEYEKINLKIEISKHQLNEMNSKIQNFQFEVSSKQEQIKTKEEEKTKLLEKMRSIENELLNLNAEEDNIKQDLKNNDAEIRILREKEYNSREQLNNSKIELTKYKTNIEARQREELKINENIAAISAQLEQNKKEIENADFKISEFQRIQHEEAEKLREFQKIFSQKESSVQDILKERQMLMNNIEKKNEQIHSSRNKLEEYKQEIHDLEIDKRSFELQILNMQKRLNEDFSLKFDEIKDKFKDVVITDEEITRLKKRIESLGNVNLAAPEEYANLEERYNFLQTQQQDLMKAKEDLHEVIRKINH